A genomic region of Conger conger chromosome 6, fConCon1.1, whole genome shotgun sequence contains the following coding sequences:
- the LOC133130366 gene encoding MOB kinase activator 2-like isoform X3, which produces MRLKKNGSYTVNRKSKTKPNGKKPIVEEKKPYLEPEHTKVRVIDFHLKELVVLPREIDLNEWLASNTTTFFNLINLQYSTISEFCTADTCHAMTACNTIYYWYDERGKKTKCTAPQYVDFVMSMVQKLVTDEEIFPTKYGKEFPNSFESLVKKVCRYLFHVLAHIYWAHFGQTVALELQGHLNTLYTHFMVFVREFGLVEAKETAIMDDLSEALSAPPSPSAQNHVTER; this is translated from the exons GAAGTCGAAGACGAAGCCCAATGGGAAGAAGCCGATCGTGGAGGAGAAGAAGCCGTACCTGGAGCCCGAGCACACCAAGGTGCGCGTCATCGACTTCCACCTGAAGGAGCTGGTGGTGTTGCCCCGGGAGATTGACCTCAACGAATGGCTGGCCAGCAACA CGACGACCTTCTTCAACCTCATAAATCTGCAGTACAGCACGATCTCAGAGTTCTGCACCGCGGACACGTGTCATGCCATGACAGCGTGCAATAC gaTATACTACTGGTATGATGAGAGGGGGAAGAAGACCAAGTGCACCGCGCCCCAGTATGTGGACTTCGTTATGAGCATGGTGCAGAAGCTGGTGACAGACGAAGAAATCTTTCCCACAAAATATG GTAAGGAGTTCCCGAACTCGTTTGAGTCCCTGGTGAAGAAGGTGTGCCGGTACCTGTTCCACGTCCTGGCGCACATCTACTGGGCCCACTTCGGCCAGACGGTGGCGCTGGAGCTGCAGGGGCACCTGAACACTCTGTACACGCACTTCATGGTCTTCGTGCGGGAGTTCGGCCTGGTGGAGGCCAAGGAGACGGCCATCATGGACGACCTCTCCGAGGCCCTGAGCGCCCCCCCGTCCCCCAGCGCACAGAACCATGTGACCGAGAGATGA
- the LOC133130365 gene encoding ATP-sensitive inward rectifier potassium channel 11-like — protein sequence MIWWLVAFAHGDLHQQSPDFIPCVTSVHSFASAFLLSIEVQVTIGFGARMVTEECLSAIITLIVQNIVGLVINAIMLGCIFMKTAQARRRAETLIFSKHAVIALRNNKLCFMIRLGDLRKSMIISAAVRMQVIRKTITNEGEMVPLDQIDIQTDNPIGTNGIFLVSPLIVCHVIDKNSPLYDLSEYDLQHDDIEIIVVLEGVVETTGITTQARTSYLSEEILWGRIFKPTVSEDDGVYAVDYSKFGATVDVHTPSCSARKLDEMGSFFQFQENQVWSRESTRRRNRRSHAKRNSVTQPQNW from the coding sequence ATGATCTGGTGGCTCGTGGCTTTTGCGCATGGGGACCTACACCAGCAAAGTCCGGATTTCATCCCGTGCGTCACAAGTGTTCATTCCTTTGCTTCGGCGTTCTTGTTGTCAATCGAGGTGCAAGTGACGATCGGTTTCGGGGCCCGCATGGTCACAGAAGAGTGCCTCTCTGCCATCATTACACTCATCGTTCAGAACATCGTGGGTTTGGTCATTAATGCCATCATGCTCGGGTGCATCTTCATGAAGACGGCTCAAGCCCGTCGCCGCGCGGAGACGCTCATCTTCAGCAAGCACGCAGTGATTGCCCTCCGAAACAACAAGCTGTGCTTCATGATCCGACTTGGGGACCTCCGAAAGAGCATGATCATCAGCGCCGCGGTCAGGATGCAGGTGATCAGAAAGACCATCACTAACGAGGGGGAGATGGTCCCTCTCGACCAAATAGATATTCAGACTGACAACCCCATCGGGACGAACGGTATATTTTTGGTTTCCCCTCTCATTGTATGCCACGTAATTGACAAAAATAGTCCTCTTTACGATCTTTCAGAATACGACTTGCAACACGATGACATAGAGATCATTGTAGTGTTGGAGGGTGTGGTTGAAACAACTGGCATCACAACCCAAGCTCGAACATCATACCTGTCGGAGGAGATACTTTGGGGGCGCATATTTAAGCCCACAGTCTCGGAAGATGACGGCGTGTACGCTGTGGATTACTCTAAATTTGGGGCCACGGTCGACGTGCATACTCCTAGCTGCAGCGCGAGGAAACTAGATGAGATGGGAAGcttttttcaatttcaagaAAACCAAGTATGGTCCAGAGAGTCCACCAGGAGACGCAACCGGCGTTCTCACGCGAAAAGGAATAGCGTTACCCAACCGCAAAACTGGTAA
- the LOC133130366 gene encoding MOB kinase activator 2-like isoform X4, which produces MDWLMGKSKTKPNGKKPIVEEKKPYLEPEHTKVRVIDFHLKELVVLPREIDLNEWLASNTTTFFNLINLQYSTISEFCTADTCHAMTACNTIYYWYDERGKKTKCTAPQYVDFVMSMVQKLVTDEEIFPTKYGKEFPNSFESLVKKVCRYLFHVLAHIYWAHFGQTVALELQGHLNTLYTHFMVFVREFGLVEAKETAIMDDLSEALSAPPSPSAQNHVTER; this is translated from the exons GAAGTCGAAGACGAAGCCCAATGGGAAGAAGCCGATCGTGGAGGAGAAGAAGCCGTACCTGGAGCCCGAGCACACCAAGGTGCGCGTCATCGACTTCCACCTGAAGGAGCTGGTGGTGTTGCCCCGGGAGATTGACCTCAACGAATGGCTGGCCAGCAACA CGACGACCTTCTTCAACCTCATAAATCTGCAGTACAGCACGATCTCAGAGTTCTGCACCGCGGACACGTGTCATGCCATGACAGCGTGCAATAC gaTATACTACTGGTATGATGAGAGGGGGAAGAAGACCAAGTGCACCGCGCCCCAGTATGTGGACTTCGTTATGAGCATGGTGCAGAAGCTGGTGACAGACGAAGAAATCTTTCCCACAAAATATG GTAAGGAGTTCCCGAACTCGTTTGAGTCCCTGGTGAAGAAGGTGTGCCGGTACCTGTTCCACGTCCTGGCGCACATCTACTGGGCCCACTTCGGCCAGACGGTGGCGCTGGAGCTGCAGGGGCACCTGAACACTCTGTACACGCACTTCATGGTCTTCGTGCGGGAGTTCGGCCTGGTGGAGGCCAAGGAGACGGCCATCATGGACGACCTCTCCGAGGCCCTGAGCGCCCCCCCGTCCCCCAGCGCACAGAACCATGTGACCGAGAGATGA